From a region of the Danio aesculapii chromosome 4, fDanAes4.1, whole genome shotgun sequence genome:
- the mrpl42 gene encoding 39S ribosomal protein L42, mitochondrial, with translation MASGHISRLANLFNSVNPSKHIKPFRGLFLSSVNISTVGGSSIHDDSNVEIAVTSDGNTIVCFHPTDDVPYELTQPIVRPDAISGHAETHEQVLKDRLSKAVMTDKKAPTIEELSKMFYTTKHRWYPVGQFHSRRRKLNPPKDR, from the exons ATGGCGTCGGGTCACATCAGCAGACTAGCAAACCTGTTTAACTCAGTCAACCCCAGTAAACATATAAAACCCTTCAGAG GATTATTTTTGTCATCTGTCAACATATCTACTGTTGGAGGTTCATCCATTCACGACGACAG CAATGTGGAAATCGCCGTGACATCTGATGGAAACACAATAGTATGTTTTCATCCGACAGACGACGTTCCCTATGAGCTCACGCAG CCTATCGTCAGACCAGACGCCATCAGCGGTCATGCAGAAACACATGAACAAGTGCTCAAAGACAGACTCAGCAAAGCTGTTATGACAGACAAAAAGGCTCCGACTATTGAAGAACTCAGTAAGATGTTTTACACAACCAAACACCGCTGGTACCCTGTTGGACA ATTTCACAGCAGACGCAGGAAACTAAATCCACCTAAAGACCGATAG